A region from the Vicia villosa cultivar HV-30 ecotype Madison, WI linkage group LG3, Vvil1.0, whole genome shotgun sequence genome encodes:
- the LOC131661033 gene encoding chaperone protein ClpD, chloroplastic yields MQISSSSINPCFATLTSNRHHRIHRPTTATTTAYSPPSTSRSLSFRPSQRNSSCSFTSLTAKKTRRRRKTLIITSLLERFTERSIKVLAYALKEAASFKSNFVFAQHVMLGLIAEASENPSETGFLGFDVITLEKAREAVRVLNVPANYVDEDGVYVYEDKPVPFSFGTKHVLTSAVEYSKSLNHNFVDPEHIYVALIKFDDGSSARIMNRLGANPHQLVAVAYARLEKELARDGRKPGVLSNGVQKKSISEKHSGEEKSALSQFCVDLTARARLGLIDPVIGREVEIQRMIQILCRKKKSNPILLGEAGVGKTAIAEGLANSIFRGDVAPSLLKKRVMSLDVALLMAGAKERGELEDRVTNLLKDIIKSGDVILFIDEVHILVQSGTTERGNKGSGFNIANLLKPSLVMGLFQCIASTTSDEYRLHFEKDKALARRFQPVWIDEPSEDDAIKILMGIRGKYEEHHKCIYTEDAIKAAVHLSARYIADRYLPDKAIDLIDEAGSKASIEAFKMKKERDLLSKNPEVYWGEIRTVQSMLKMVQESKLKYYATSGIGDSNELILDSYLTSAVFDNERIEVRPDHIAAVASLWSGIPVQQLTADESSLLLDLDNKLRERVIGQEEAISSISRAMKRCRVGLKDPGRPIATLLFCGPTGVGKTELAKSLAACYFGSERNMIRLDMSEYMERHSVSKLIGSPPGYVGYGEGGILTEAIRRNPFTVLLFDEIEKAHSDIFNILLQLMEDGHLTDSQGRRVSFKNALVVMTSNVGSSAISKGRQNSIGFLFSDDKETSFNGMKSMVMEELRAYFRPELLNRIDEVVVFHPLEKPQLLQILDSLLQDLKKQVKSKGINLSVSESVKDLVCKEGYNPTYGARPLRKAIADLIVNPLTEALLAKKCKEGDTIFIDLDANGKTLVINQLGQTVNLSEQVIPE; encoded by the exons ATGCAGATTTCTTCCTCATCAATCAACCCATGCTTCGCAACACTCACTTCCAACCGCCACCACCGCATTCACCGTCCCACCACCGCCACCACCACCGCATATTCACCACCTTCCACCTCACGTTCTCTCTCCTTTCGTCCATCTCAAAGAAACAGTTCTTGCTCCTTCACTTCACTCACCGCCAAAAAaactagaagaagaagaaaaacactCATCATAACCTCCTTACTAGAACGTTTCACAGAAAGATCAATCAAAGTCCTAGCGTACGCTCTGAAAGAAGCCGCGTCTTTCAAGAGCAACTTCGTTTTCGCGCAACACGTCATGCTTGGTCTCATAGCTGAGGCTTCTGAGAATCCTTCTGAAACCGGTTTTCTTGGTTTTGATGTGATCACTCTCGAGAAAGCTCGTGAGGCTGTTCGTGTTTTGAATGTGCCAGCGAATTACGTTGATGAGGATGGTGTGTATGTTTATGAAGATAAACCTGTTCCGTTTAGTTTTGGCACGAAGCATGTGCTTACTTCTGCGGTTGAGTATTCGAAATCTTTGAACCATAATTTTGTTGATCCTGAACATATTTACGTTGCTTTGATTAAGTTTGATGATGGGAGTTCTGCTAGGATTATGAATAG GCTCGGGGCAAACCCACATCAGTTGGTAGCTGTGGCGTATGCCAGATTAGAAAAAGAGCTTGCTAGAGATGGTAGAAAGCCAGGTGTGCTGTCCAATGGAGTGCAAAAAAAATCTATTTCCGAAAAGCATTCTGGTGAAG AGAAGAGTGCTCTATCACAATTCTGTGTGGATCTCACTGCCCGCGCAAGGTTAGGATTAATTGATCCAGTTATTGGCCGAGAAGTTGAAATTCAGAGAATGATTCAAATACTATGCCGAAAGAAAAAAAGTAATCCCATTCTTCTGGGTGAAGCTGGAGTTGGAAAAACAGCTATTGCGGAGGGACTGGCAAATAGTATTTTTCGGGGAGATGTTGCTCCTTCTCTATTG AAAAAACGTGTCATGTCTTTGGATGTAGCACTATTAATGGCAGGGGCTAAAGAGAGAGGAGAGCTAGAGGACCGTGTTACCAACTTACTAAAAGACATAATAAAGTCAG GTGATGTCATTCTTTTCATCGACGAAGTTCACATACTTGTTCAATCAGGGACAACCGAGAGGGGAAATAAGGGTTCTGGCTTTAACATTGCCAATTTGCTTAAACCATCTCTTGTAATGGGTCTATTTCAG TGTATTGCATCTACCACCTCAGATGAATACAGGCTTCATTTTGAAAAGGATAAGGCTTTGGCACGACGGTTTCAACCTGTTTGGATTGATGAGCCAAGTGAG GATGATGCAATTAAAATACTTATGGGCATACGTGGTAAATACGAGGAACATCACAAATGCATATATACGGAAGATGCCATAAAGGCTGCAGTTCATTTGTCAGCAAGATACATAGCTGATAGGTATCTACCTGATAAAGCTATTGACCTCATAGACGAAGCTGGAAGTAAAGCTTCTATTGAAGCCTTTAAGATGAAAAAAGAACGCGACTTACTTTCTAAAAACCCGGAAGTTTATTGGGGAGAAATTAGAACTGTTCAGTCCATGCTTAAAATG GTCCAGGAGAGCAAGCTTAAATATTATGCCACATCTGGCATTGGGGATAGCAATGAACTCATACTGGACTCATATTTAACTTCTGCAGTATTTGATAATGA GCGTATAGAAGTTAGGCCTGATCATATAGCAGCAGTTGCTTCCCTCTGGTCAGGAATTCCAGTTCAGCAGCTCACTGCTGATGAAAGTAGTCTTCTCTTAGATCTTGATAATAAACTTCGGGAACGGGTGATTGGACAAGAGGAGGctatttcctccatttctagAGCTATGAAGAGATGCCGGGTTGGCCTTAAGGATCCCGGTAGACCCATAGCAACTTTGCTATTTTGTGGCCCTACTGGTGTTGGGAAAACTGAACTTGCAAAATCTTTGGCAGCATGCTATTTTGGATCA GAGAGGAACATGATACGGTTAGACATGAGTGAATATATGGAACGCCATTCAGTGAGCAAGTTGATAGGATCTCCCCCAGGTTATGTTGGTTATGGAGAAGGAGGCATTTTAACCGAAGCTATTAGGAGAAACCCATTTACAGTGTTATTGTTTGATGAAATAGAGAAAGCTCATTCAGATATTTTCAATATTCTTCTTCAATTAATGGAAGATGGCCATCTTACAGATTCTCAG GGTAGAAGAGTTTCATTTAAAAATGCTTTGGTGGTGATGACTTCAAATGTGGGATCTAGTGCCATTTCTAAGGGTCGACAAAATTCCATAGGTTTCTTGTTTTCAGATGACAAAGAAACATCATTTAATGGAATGAAATCTATGGTAATGGAAGAACTGAGGGCGTATTTTCGTCCAGAACTGCTCAACAGGATAGATGAAGTGGTCGTGTTTCATCCTCTTGAAAAGCCACAG TTGCTCCAAATATTGGACTCTCTGTTGCAAGACTTGAAGAAACAGGTGAAGTCCAAGGGAATCAATTTATCGGTGTCTGAATCAGTGAAGGACCTAGTCTGCAAAGAAGGCTATAACCCAACATATGGTGCTAGGCCTCTCAGGAAGGCCATTGCAGATTTAATTGTAAACCCATTGACTGAAGCATTGCTTGCTAAAAAGTGCAAGGAAGGTGACACTATCTTCATTGATTTGGATGCTAATGGTAAGACTCTTGTTATAAATCAGCTTGGTCAAACAGTCAACTTGTCTGAACAAGTCATTCCTGAGTAA